Below is a window of Myxococcales bacterium DNA.
GAGCTCCGAGATCGCGCGCTGTCGCCGGCGCTCGTGCCCCTGATGGATCACGTCGACGCCGAGATCCGCAACAAGGCCGTGTACGCCCTCGGGCACATCGGTGATCCGGCAGCCACGCGCGCGTTGCTCGCCCACCTCCCCAAGGTGCGCGAGTCCCGCATGCTCAACAACATCGCGTTTGCGCTGGAGCGCCTCGATCGCAAGGCGTTCTACGCCGCCATCGACAAGGTGGCTCAGCACAAACAGGCCATCATTCGGCTGAACGCCGCGTTCGTAGTCGGTGACGTGCGGCGCCCCGAGGGCCTGCCCATTTTGGAGCGGTCGGCGAAAGACGCGAGTGATCTGGTGCGAACCAGCAGCGTGGCGGCGCTGGGCAAGCTCGACACGGCGGCGGCAGTCCCGGTCGCGGAAAAATACGTGTCGGACCCGAACTGGTCGATCCGGCAAGAGGCCGTGTACGCCATCAGCGCGCTGACGAAGGGCCAGAAGAAGGATCTCATCCACGACCAGCTCTTTGCCGGCAAACTGCCGCGGGACGGCGAGGCGATCCGGCGTCGAGCCGCGATTGCGCTCGGAGAGCTGGGCGACGCTCGAGTTCGCGACTACCTGATGACCTGCTACGAGCAGCGGGCCTGCGCTCTCGGGGACGTCGAAGCGTTTCTCGAGGCGGACAAGGACGTCTCGGTCTCGAGTCGATTGCTGCTCGGTTGGGCGCAGGGGCGACACGAGCTGACGGATCTCTTGGGGGTCAAGAGCCCCACCGGCGCCGGGCCCCTGGCCCTGAGCAGCTTCGATCAGGCCCGCTCGCTTCACAGTGTCTCGGGCCTGCGCAGGAGCGCCGATTTTCTGGGCTACGTCGGCGCGGCCACGGCCACCAAGAGTTTGTCCGCGGTGCGCAAGGACGCGAGCACGTGGACGCGGCTGCACGTGCTGGTCGCGAGCGCCCGCCTGGGCGACGCAGCCGCGGTGAAACAAGTCCTCGCGGAGCTCGACAACGCCCCGCAGGCGTGGATGTCGCGCATCGTGCGGATCATCTCCCGCGTGCGCGAACCGAAGGCGCGTCAGGCTTTCACTGCCGAGCTGACGACACGCGCCCGCGGAGCCGACGCCGATCACGCAATGGCCGCAGCCGCGGTGCTCCTCGCCTGGGATCCGGATCCGCAGTTCTTCCTGTTCCTGGACGCGCTCGGCAGTGCCTCACCGCGCAAACAAGCGCTCGCGCGTCGTTACCTGTTGCGCGAGCGCTCGAAGAAGGTCACCTGGCTCATGCGTCGTGCATTGGCCCGCGAGTCCCGCAGCTTCGTGCGGGACGAGCTCCGTGTACTGCTCGACGATCGAAGCTGAGCGCGGGTCCGCGTGAAGCTCCAACGCTCGCTCGTCGCCGCTGCGATCCTCGCCGCCCTGGCGTACGATCCCGCATCCTTGGCCGGGCAGCCGAAGAGTGTGCTGCTGCTGATCGCGGCCGCGCTCTTTCTGGTGACGGCCGCGGTGTGGCGGGTGCAGCTCGCGTTGACCCTGCCCTTGGCGCTGTTTGGCGGGTTCGCCCTGTGGAGTCTGGTCCGCGGCGCGACCTCGCTCTCGGCCGCCTGGTTCGCGAGCTTCGTGCTCGGCTGTGTGACTGCGGCACTGCCGCTGGCGAAGCGGCGCCAGAGCTTGCTGCTGGTCAGCGCGGGGATCGGGGTCGGCGCGGCGGTCATCACCTGCTTCGTTTGGGCCCGCGCTGCCCGCGGCATGGCGCTGCACGGCGGCATGGGAAACCCGAACACCCTCGGACTGCTGCTCTCTGTGACGCTCGTGCCCAGCCTGGTCGCGGCGGTCGCTGCCGTGCGAGCTCGGGCGCGTGTCCGCTGGTTGTGGGTCGCGGCGGTCGTGTTGCAGGTCGCCGCGTGGGGCCTCGCGGAATCGAGGGCCGCGTGGCTCGCGCTGCCGGCGGGGCTCGCGGTGATGTGGGCAAGAGGACGCTGGCGGGTCGGGTGGTGGGTCACGCTCGGCCTGGCTCTCGC
It encodes the following:
- a CDS encoding HEAT repeat domain-containing protein, with the translated sequence MKTTLRIGFSLLLAAGALWPAARDAIADDDVAEAPARVVLRKIPNDATVLINVAGYEMPSSPDILNLGRRATAALERCLSDNTDAGLRVVCARVLNDLGDPRALPTLRTALDDWEEPVRYEVARALVSLPDAASYDALAKVYRRKDESERVKSVVLSALGALGQQKAVRFLRGELAKVPKKDEADSRAEVFRALWQSRSLMARTTLVGDTVLALKSGNQALVYAGVEAATELRDRALSPALVPLMDHVDAEIRNKAVYALGHIGDPAATRALLAHLPKVRESRMLNNIAFALERLDRKAFYAAIDKVAQHKQAIIRLNAAFVVGDVRRPEGLPILERSAKDASDLVRTSSVAALGKLDTAAAVPVAEKYVSDPNWSIRQEAVYAISALTKGQKKDLIHDQLFAGKLPRDGEAIRRRAAIALGELGDARVRDYLMTCYEQRACALGDVEAFLEADKDVSVSSRLLLGWAQGRHELTDLLGVKSPTGAGPLALSSFDQARSLHSVSGLRRSADFLGYVGAATATKSLSAVRKDASTWTRLHVLVASARLGDAAAVKQVLAELDNAPQAWMSRIVRIISRVREPKARQAFTAELTTRARGADADHAMAAAAVLLAWDPDPQFFLFLDALGSASPRKQALARRYLLRERSKKVTWLMRRALARESRSFVRDELRVLLDDRS